In the Arachis ipaensis cultivar K30076 chromosome B10, Araip1.1, whole genome shotgun sequence genome, one interval contains:
- the LOC110268338 gene encoding zinc finger BED domain-containing protein RICESLEEPER 1-like, whose translation MACSMKAKYDKYWGPVDKFNPLILVAVVLDPRYKLDYLCWCLEDVYDKEVATSMTSFVKFTLETLYKFYSKEIVDDKVLDDGGGSSRAVLDDKDSGQSSAKGVAANIVNLWKKQNKEKANADSKSDVEKYFAEDPVDVEDENFDILAC comes from the coding sequence ATGGCATGCTCTATGAAGGCTAAATATGATAAATATTGGGGACCAGTTGACAAGTTTAATCCTTTGATACTTGTTGCCGTTGTTTTAGATCCTCGATACAAACTTGATTATCTTTGTTGGTGTTTGGAGGATGTATATGATAAGGAAGTGGCTACTAGTATGACTAGTTTTGTAAAATTTACACTGGAGACATTGtacaaattttattcaaaagaaattgTAGATGATAAAGTTCTTGATGATGGTGGCGGTTCCTCTAGAGCTGTTTTGGATGATAAAGATAGTGGTCAGTCTAGTGCTAAGGGTGTTGCTGCAAATATAGTGAATTTGTGGAAAAAACAAAATAAGGAAAAAGCTAATGCAGATAGCAAATCAGATGTTGAGAAATATTTTGCCGAAGATCCTGTGGACGTGGAAGATGAGAATTTTGATATATTGGCTTGTTAA